One window from the genome of Maylandia zebra isolate NMK-2024a linkage group LG18, Mzebra_GT3a, whole genome shotgun sequence encodes:
- the LOC101470558 gene encoding sodium- and chloride-dependent GABA transporter 3 yields MNKGRVKRSQNTAGDRGRWANKTEYLLVVAGNVVGLGNVWRFPYLCYKNGGGAFLVPYCLLAVVCGIPLFLMETSLGQYTQEGFITCWRKLCPLAQGIGYGAFIMKLYDFSYILIQVWALFYLVFSFSSQLPWVSCENTWNTANCLGLYSSNGTANLTNATSAAVEFWERRMLGMSAGIEEMGGVRWELALCLLGSWVFCYFSIWKGVRSSGKVAYFTAPFPYVILLILLIRGLTLPGAWEGIYFYLYPDVNQLANLEVWIEAGSQIFFSYSLTMGTLNVLGSYNDYNNNCYKDCFWLCLLNSGTSFVAGFVVFSVLGFMAEKQGVTVDAVAESGPGLAFIAYPQATAMMPLPQFWTVCFFLMLILLSVDTHFVTVESVITSISDLFPTLFRAPVRHEIFVFIFCSAFFLIHLTMVTEGGIYIFQLIDYYGCTRACQDCMAVCQCVAIAWIFGADRFSNIIQDMAGQKPSAFFNLCWRYIIPLLTLSSFILYLVDYQHLKINNSYVYPDWAYTLGWAMTLSSVLMVPLFAAVQMYLTPGTFRQRLPILCRPAEETVKQTENEGMKLSRDNCKAEALCGDRVSSSLKT; encoded by the exons ATGAACAAAGGAAGAGTAAAGCGAAGTCAGAACACTGCTGGAGACAGAGGACGGTGGGCCAACAAAACAGAATATCTTCTGGTCGTTGCAGGAAATGTGGTGGGTCTGGGCAACGTGTGGAGATTTCCTTATCTCTGCTACAAGAATGGTGGAG GTGCCTTTCTGGTGCCATATTGTCTCTTAGCTGTGGTGTGTGGGATACCATTGTTCCTAATGGAGACTTCATTAGGTCAGTACACTCAAGAAGGATTTATCACCTGCTGGAGGAAACTGTGTCCACTGGCACAAG GAATTGGATATGGAGCTTTCATAATGAAACTTTATGACTTTAGCTACATTTTAATACAAGTCTGGGCTCTCTTCTACCTCGTGTTTTCATTCAGCTCCCAGCTGCCATGGGTCAGCTGTGAGAACACCTGGAATACAG CTAACTGTCTTGGTCTTTACTCATCTAACGGGACTGCAAATCTAACCAACGCCACCTCTGCTGCAGTCGAGTTCTGGGA GCGTCGGATGCTGGGTATGTCTGCAGGTATCGAGGAAATGGGCGGTGTGAGGTGGGAGCTGGCTCTTTGTTTACTGGGCAGCTGGGTGTTCTGTTACTTCAGCATTTGGAAAGGTGTCAGATCTTCTGGAAAG gtagCCTATTTCACAGCCCCATTTCCCTATGTGATACTCCTAATACTGCTCATTAGAGGGCTCACTTTACCAGGAGCATGGGAAGGAATTTACTTCTACCTGTATCCAGATGTGAACCAGCTGGCTAACCTTGAG GTCTGGATTGAGGCAGGCTCTCAAATATTCTTCTCCTACAGCCTGACGATGGGGACTCTAAATGTTCTGGGCAGCTACAATGATTACAACAATAACTGTTATAA AGACTGCTTTTGGCTGTGTCTGCTGAACAGCGGAACCAGTTTTGTTGCTGGGTTTGTCGTCTTCTCTGTACTGGGATTCATGGCAGAGAAACAGGGTGTAACTGTGGATGCTGTGGCTGAGTCAG GTCCAGGTCTGGCCTTCATTGCTTACCCTCAGGCTACAGCGATGATGCCTTTGCCACAGTTCTGGACCGTCTGCTTTTTCCTGATGCTCATTCTGCTCAGTGTCGACACACAT TTTGTGACAGTAGAGAGTGTCATCACCTCCATCAGTGACTTGTTTCCGACATTGTTTCGTGCTCCAGTGAGGCATGAGATCTTTGTCTTTATCTTCTGTTCAGCCTTCTTTCTCATCCATCTGACCATGGTCACCGAG GGAGGAATTTACATATTCCAGCTTATTGATTACTACGGTTGCACCAGAGCTTGTCAGGATTGTATGGCTGTTTGTCAGTGTGTGGCTATAGCCTGGATTTTTG GTGCTGATCGTTTTTCCAACATTATTCAGGACATGGCAGGACAGAAACCATCTGCCTTCTTTAATCTGTGCTGGAGATACATCATTCCTCTGCTGACACTT TCTTCCTTCATCTTGTACCTCGTTGATTATCAACACCTCAAGATTAACAACTCGTACGTTTACCCAGACTGGGCATACACACTAGGATGGGCCATGACTCTGTCGTCTGTTCTCATGGTACCACTGTTCGCAGCTGTACAGATGTATTTAACACCAGGCACCTTCAGACAG cgtTTGCCCATCCTTTGTCGTCCTGCTGAGGAGACAGTGAAGCAGACAGAAAATGAGGGAATGAAACTAAGTCGCGACAACTGTAAAGCTGAAGCCCTTTGCGGGGACCGTGTTTCCAGTTCACTTAAAACTTAA
- the pold3 gene encoding DNA polymerase delta subunit 3 → MDELYLDNIDEYVNDHNKIVTYKWLSLTLGVHVNTAKQMLYHYLDHKRKESSAQLHATYLVSGKFVDNGQTSHKVSVVREDQLEDFKAKMSLVVSVHVYSVQRALLRDSGPLYAVDYDAVKDNLKNCSRYSAIHCASAVPMSSVELQQAREVQQAPTPEAENKKAGMNGDTSPVLKSSAKPPKGIMGMFANKSAPKSQDNTKEMKPEKKEDIEAPKSKPVAKANPVANFFGTQTLKKPEKPVKEEEAPQSSSRAAQQHERSKPEEKQETVAPVEPQIDTKKDSRSKTKRLEDSDGEEEKMEKKKRRRIKKPEPDSSDEDVIPDSPQPVVTREPSSPSPKKEVEPDRHSHPSSSEMKIRKRRRVMKSHTFLDDDGCMVTEKGYVSESYSESEDDFKPSKQASRDPIKAKPSSSKEDEKKTQKKASANSNKGAKQASIMGFFQKK, encoded by the exons atggaTGAGCTTTATTTGGATAATATTGACGAATACGTCAATGACCATAATAAAATA GTAACCTATAAATGGCTGAGTCTCACTCTTGGAGTTCATGTCAACACAGCAAAACA AATGCTCTACCATTACCTGGATCACAAGAGGAAGGAGAGTTCAGCTCAGCTGCATGCCACCTACCTTGTGTCAGGGAAATTTGTGGACAACGGTCAAACG AGTCACAAGGTGTCTGTTGTGAGAGAGGACCAGCTGGAag ATTTCAAAGCCAAGATGAGCTTGGTAGTCAGCGTGCACGTCTACAGCGTCCAGAGAGCGTTGCTTAGAGACAGCGGCCCACTTTACGCTGTGGACTACGACGCTGTGAAAGACAATCTTAAAAACTGCAGCAG aTACAGCGCAATCCACTGTGCCAGCGCAGTGCCCATGTCTtctgtggagctgcagcaggcgagggAAGTCCAGCAAGCTCCTACACCtgaggctgaaaacaaaaaggCTGGCATGAATGGAGACACCAGCCCAGTTTTAAAATCATCCGCCAAGCCTCCAAAAGGCATCATGGGAATGTTTGCTAACAAATCTGCTCCTAAGAGTCAGGATAACACCAAAgagatgaagcctgaaaagaaaGAGGAT atCGAAGCACCCAAAAGCAAACCAGTCGCAAAAGCCAATCCAGTGGCAAACTTCTTTGGGACTCAAACATTAA AGAAGCCAGAGAAACCTGTGAAGGAGGAGGAAGCACCTCAGTCATCTTCCAGAGCAGCGCAGCAGCATGAAAGGTCAAAACCAGAGGAAAAGCAAGAAACCGTTGCTCCAGTGGAGCCACAAatagacacaaagaaagactcCAGAAG caAAACTAAGCGGCTAGAAGATTCTGACGGTGAAGAGGAGAAGatggagaagaaaaagaggaggaggattaAGAAACCGGAGCCAGACAGCAGTGATGAAGATG TTATTCCAGACTCTCCACAGCCAGTCGTGACAAGAGAACCATCATCACCAAGTCCTAAAAAGGAGGTTGAACCCGATAGACATTCCCAT CCGAGCAGTTCTGAAATGAAAATAAGGAAGAGAAGACGAGTCATGAAGTCTCATACCTTTCTGGACGATGATGGATGCATGG TGACAGAAAAAGGCTACGTGAGTGAATCTTACTCTGAATCCGAAGATGATTTTAAACCCTCCAAACAAGCTTCAAGAGATCCCATTAAAGCAAAACCATCAAGTAGCAAAGAGGATGAGaagaaaactcaaaagaaaGCATCAGCAAACTCAAATAAAGGAGCTAAACAAGCTTCCATAATGGGATTTTTCCAGAAGAAATAA